A window from Schistosoma haematobium chromosome 3, whole genome shotgun sequence encodes these proteins:
- the POU4F3_1 gene encoding POU domain, class 4, transcription factor 3 (EggNog:ENOG41KOG1168~COG:K), with translation MINQPMDPKNTDQKTLCSMHKMNHHSSLLNINNRNYSTDCKDEQSSMFQLSTLKFNDIETIMIHPKSDDDNNVDDSKPETKYCSSYEHPLNSIKQPSRNIYQNNEISNFRSPIFEIGINSCGIPDPFISSNLKCSNNDNNPPGKSSDLNLFMSDHQNQCQCDMSSSVWDKWSFLSSINSYHANSDCTITTTETIQPVGKSDALAEFVDMFKEKRIQLGITQAEVGRALGALNLSGFGCLSQSTICRFESLSLSHKNMLALKPVLEIWLQQMEGGLWVNQEHHLQESHNCFNRTPTDSTDSFRNFSDSSTNPPVFPPFTPLKDSVENQRRKRTCIMGREKYILESFFNATNCRPTSDQMNQLALRLNMPKSVIRVWFCNQRQKHKRLSKL, from the coding sequence ATGATCAACCAACCTATGGATCCAAAAAATACTGATCAGAAAACTTTATGTAGTATGCATAAAATGAATCACCATTCATCgttattaaatataaacaacCGGAATTATTCAACCGATTGCAAAGATGAACAAAGTTCAATGTTTCAACTTAGTACATTGAAGTTTAATGACATTGAAACGATAATGATTCACCCAAAAAGTGATGACGATAATAATGTAGATGATTCTAAGCCAGAAACTAAATATTGCTCATCTTATGAACATCCTTTGAATAGTATAAAACAGCCATCaagaaatatttatcaaaataatgagaTTTCTAATTTCCGTTCACCAATTTTCGAAATTGGGATTAACAGTTGTGGGATACCTGATCCATTTATATCATCTAATTTGAAATGCAGCAATAATGACAACAATCCACCTGGTAAATCATCAGACTTAAATTTGTTTATGAGTGACCATCAAAATCAGTGCCAGTGTGATATGTCATCTTCTGTATGGGATAAATGGTCATTTTTATCCTCAATCAATAGTTATCATGCCAATTCAGATTGTACCATAACAACAACAGAAACTATCCAGCCAGTAGGAAAGTCAGACGCTTTAGCTGAATTTGTGGATatgtttaaagaaaaaagaatacaaCTTGGCATAACACAAGCTGAAGTAGGACGTGCATTGGGCGCACTAAATTTAAGTGGTTTCGGTTGTTTATCACAGTCGACAATATGTCGGTTTGAATCCTTGTCATTATCACATAAAAACATGCTTGCATTAAAACCTGTTTTAGAAATATGGTTACAACAAATGGAGGGTGGTTTATGGGTAAATCAAGAACATCACCTACAAGAATCACATAATTGTTTTAATCGTACACCTACTGATTCCACGGACTCATTCAGGAATTTCTCAGACTCTTCAACTAACCCTCCAGTTTTCCCACCATTTACTCCATTAAAAGATTCTGTAGAGAATCAACGTCGTAAACGTACATGTATCATGGGTAGAGAAAAATATATTCTTGAATCGTTTTTTAACGCAACAAACTGTAGACCAACCTCGGATCAAATGAATCAATTAGCTTTGAGATTAAATATGCCAAAAAGCGTAATACGTGTATGGTTTTGCAACCAACGTCAAAAACATAAGCGTCTCTCCAAATTATAA
- a CDS encoding hypothetical protein (EggNog:ENOG410V4A9~COG:C), producing the protein MEQVKNSLIGLVAGINGGFASVYVGQPLDTIKVKMQTFPEVHPSTWKCLRVTLAKDGIARGLYAGTVPSLVANIAENAVLFCALPPSEHLIAGLCGVDNSNLSVLQHALAGSIAAFWSSLTLCPTELVKCKVQSMREMTELGHIKVDVKNLGPWAVTKSIYKEKGFKGFTCGLGATFAREMPGYFFFFGGYEACRTLMTPTNGRKEDLGPIKTVIAGGIGGVSLWVAIFPFDVVKSRMQIGHHTVTSSSISHGNKVSKQKSMFSVLLDIKRNEGIRSLYRGLGPTLLRTFPATGALFLAVEWTRKCGHWLLD; encoded by the exons ATGGAGCAAGTGAAGAATAGCTTAATTGGTTTGGTTGCTGGGATCAACG GTGGATTTGCTTCAGTATATGTTGGACAACCATTGGATACTATTAAAGTCAAGATGCAAACGTTTCCGGAAGTTCACCCGTCAACATGGAAGTGTCTCCGAGTTACACTTGCGAAGGATGGAATCGCTCGCGGGCTCTATGCAGGAACTGTCCCGTCACTCGTTGCAAATATTGCTGAAAATGCGGTGTTATTCTGTGCTCTTCCACCTTCTGAACATCTTATAGCCGGTCTCTGTGGAGTGGATAATAGTAATCTCTCAGTACTACAGCATGCACTTGCCGGTAGTATAGCTGCTTTTTGGTCGAGTTTAACTCTTTGCCCAACCGAATTAGTCAAGTGCAAAGTTCAGTCAATGAGAGAAATGACTGAGTTAGGACATATAAAGGTTGATGTCAAAAACTT AGGTCCATGGGCAGTAACAAAGTCAATATACAAAGAAAAAGGTTTCAAAGGATTTACTTGTGGTTTAGGTGCTACATTTGCCAGGGAAATGCCTggttatttcttcttttttggTGGGTACGAAGCATGTAGAACATTGATGACTCCTACTAATGGACGTAAAGAAGATTTGGGTCCTATTAAAACTGTTATTGCTGGCGGAATAGGTGGAGTTTCACTGTGGGTGGCGATATTTCCATTCGATGTTGTTAAGTCTCGCATGCAAATCGGACATCATACTGTCACGTCATCCTCAATCTCTCATGGAAACAAAGTCAGTAAACAAAAAAGCATGTTTTCTGTCCTGTTAGACATCAAGAGAAACGAAG GAATTCGTTCACTTTATCGTGGTCTTGGCCCAACATTATTGAGAACATTTCCAGCAACAGGAGCTTTATTTCTAGCCGTAGAATGGACTCGTAAATGCGGACATTGGTTACTAGACTGA